The Klebsiella africana sequence AGCTGACGCCGCGTCGCCCGTATCTGTTACGGGCGTTTTATGACTGGCTGCTGGATAACCAGCTGACGCCGCACCTGGTGGTGGATGTCACGCTGCCGGGCGTGCTCGTGCCAATGGAGTACGCGCGCGACGGGCAAATCGTTCTCAACATTGCCCCGCGTGCGGTCGGTAATCTCGAGTTGGCGAACGACGAAGTGCGCTTCAACGCGCGTTTTGGCGGCGTGCCGCGCAATGTGTCTGTCCCGCTGGCTGCGGTACTCGCCATCTATGCTCGTGAGAACGGCGCCGGTACGATGTTTGAACCGGAAGCGGCCTATGACGAAGATGTCAGCAGCCTCAACGATGATGATGTCGCGCCTGAGAGCGAAAACGAAACGGTGATGTCGGTGATTGATGGCGATAAGCCGGATAATCACGACGACGATCCTGACGACACGCCGCCGCCGCGCGGTGGTCGCCCGGCGCTGCGTGTGGTGAAGTAAATCCTTTCTCTGACAGGCCCTGCGGGGCCTGTTTTTTTACCTGTCAGCTTTGTTAACCCCGCCACACATCGCACGTCCTGCGGCTGATACTGTTACGCTAAACGTATCGTTCAGGGAGCAGGAATGTCTTTATTGGCACAACTAAATTCGCGTATACACCTTCATGGTGGGTTAATCGTTTCCTGCCAGCCGGTACCGGGCAGTCCGCTGGATAACCCCGCTATCGTCGCGGCAATGGCGCTGGCGGCCGAACAGGCGGGAGCGGTAGCGCTGCGCATC is a genomic window containing:
- the sspB gene encoding ClpXP protease specificity-enhancing factor: MDVSQLTPRRPYLLRAFYDWLLDNQLTPHLVVDVTLPGVLVPMEYARDGQIVLNIAPRAVGNLELANDEVRFNARFGGVPRNVSVPLAAVLAIYARENGAGTMFEPEAAYDEDVSSLNDDDVAPESENETVMSVIDGDKPDNHDDDPDDTPPPRGGRPALRVVK